The proteins below are encoded in one region of Colletotrichum lupini chromosome 5, complete sequence:
- a CDS encoding amidohydrolase — protein sequence MGAKNDELFDASPPPYQPQPPTQRFFIRRRRGRLMTLAGLVIFLLFLSHYSNAVREPSYNQSEQFVRGLTKCGESSSRSASRESSSPNRSNPRWNSKSGQQRAIVLRNATLFDGEKVLAATVDITFEQGVIKSVFETRDEVTFPSNTDLYDVKGRFVTPGLVDIHSHHLELPFSSVSAIADVNEKPGLGPITPFVRAIDGFKPYDPAIKIIASGGVTSSLNLPGSGNIIGGQGYLVKNLPLPGENGEPVVEELLLEHGIPELSRQRYLKMACGENPKHLYGHTRLGNVWLLRQHLEKAQKLKYKQEAWCQIAQELQSGGLWQQSRVSRLVDKVGERPEDLELEATVALLKGEFNVNIHCYEPEDFERMLDVLHEFGVHPQAFHHALEAWQVPEFLKKQEENITIATFAENSLFKHEAYGANLRGPKILDDHGIRVVLKSDHTGESNHAKYLMYQAAVSHSFGLSENKALQSVTSVAAQSIYQGHRIGFVRPGYDADLVIWDSHPLSVGATTVQVYVDGREVLDIKDSLQRLQAQVSSTDNVVPEARPYVLQTEKRDVCNRATAPGANILFTGIKSSLLENQLPEVVLAVEQEQDLALVVSDGRITCLDVESKCSSTLQHNGTVEIKLSNGYVTPGLIAFGNNLGILDVSSEPSTGDGSPGSKVNALDAQKHLHSAKYGVHFGGRGFGRARIGGVTRAITAPIFGGGVLQGVSVGLRTSENATILGGGIWRDEVALHFAIGQEAKGDDTPTVSSGVERLRQTLLEGQGQDQSPSSVYYRAAHGSLPVVVYTVNEDDISQIVLLKREFPTVKFVIFGGHGAPLVAKELNEAQVPVILTGNRGAPDRWEKKSSLAGPPLSPSPAQVLIDAGVLVALAVRGDSKIHGLAQEAQWVAKFAGLADKEAIKLVSTNFDEILGLNGNFRAPNGSGEVLTETTILGDFVVWDGSPLIGEGSVVLAVQSDGKIGDCWPDVEGAVL from the exons ATGGGCGCTAAAAACGATGAGCTTTTCGACGCAAGCCCCCCTCCGTATCAACCGCAACCACCAACTCAACGCTTCTTCATTCGGAGACGCCGAGGACGTCTAATGACCCTCGCGGGACTTGTcatttttttactattcctGTCTCACTACAGCAATGCTGTTCGGGAGCCCTCGTACAACCAATCAGAGCAATTCGTAAGAGGATTGACCAAGTGTGGCGAGAGTAGTTCGCGAAGCGCGAGTCGAGAGTCGTCCTCGCCAAATCGGTCAAATCCGCGCTGGAACTCAAAGTCTGGACAGCAGCGCGCCATTGTGCTCCGTAATGCAACTCTGTTCGACGGAGAGAAGGTCCTTGCGGCGACTGTCGATATTACGTTCGAACAGGGAGTTATCAAGTCAGTGTTCGAGACTCGGGATGAGGTGACTTTTCCCAGCAATACAGATTTGTATGATGTCAAAGGGAGATTTGTTACTCCTGGTCTTGTTGACATCCATTCTCACCATTTGGAACTCCCTTTCTCTTCGGTCTCAGCGATCGCAGACGTCAACGAGAAGCCTGGACTTGGTCCCATCACTCCTTTCGTCCGTGCGATTGACGGCTTCAAACCATATGATCCTGCGATCAAGATCATTGCGTCCGGCGGTGTCACGTCTTCTCTAAATTTGCCTGGGTCTGGCAACATTATTGGTGGCCAAGGGTACTTGGTCAAGAATCTACCGCTTCCTGGTGAAAATGGCGAACCCGTTGTCGAAGAATTGCTACTCGAGCATGGGATTCCGGAGTTGAGTCGTCAACGATATCTTAAGATGGCGTGTGGCGAGAACCCAAAGCACCTGTATGGACACACCCGGCTCGGTAATGTCTGGCTTCTGAGACAGCACTTGGAAAAGGCACAGAAGCTCAAGTACAAGCAGGAAGCTTGGTGCCAAATTGCCCAAGAACTCCAGTCCGGTGGTTTATGGCAGCAAAGCCGAGTCTCCCGACTTGTAGACAAAGTAGGTGAGCGGCCGGAAGACTTAGAACTAGAAGCAACGGTAGCTCTTCTCAAAGGCGAGTTCAACGTCAACATTCACTGCTATGAACCTGAGGATTTTGAGCGAATGCTCGATGTGCTCCATGAGTTCGGGGTTCATCCACAGGCCTTCCATCATGCTCTTGAAGCTTGGCAGGTTCCCGAGTTTCTCAAGAAGCAGGAAGA AAATATCACCATTGCCACCTTTGCCGAGAATTCGCTCTTCAAGCATGAAGCCTACGGTGCAAACCTTCGAGGCCCCAAGATTCTCGATGATCATGGCATCCGCGTTGTTTTGAAGTCG GACCACACTGGTGAAAGCAATCATGCCAAGTATCTCATGTACCAAGCTGCTGTTTCCCACTCATTCGGCTTGTCCGAAAACAAAGCTCTACAGTCTGTGACCTCTGTCGCTGCACAATCCATCTACCAGGGCCATCGAATTGGCTTCGTAAGACCTGGATATGATGCTGACCTGGTTATCTGGGATTCTCATCCTCTTTCGGTTGGTGCTACAACTGTTCAAGTGTATGTCGATGGCAGAGAGGTTCTCGACATCAAAGACTCTCTTCAACGATTGCAAGCCCAGGTTTCATCCACGGATAATGTTGTGCCGGAGGCACGCCCGTATGTTTTGCAGACAGAGAAGCGAGATGTTTGTAATCGAGCGACAGCTCCGGGAGCAAATATTCTCTTCACCGGCATCAAGAGCTCTCTTTTGGAAAATCAACTCCCTGAGGTTGTCTTGGCCGTCGAACAGGAGCAAGACCTTGCCCTAGTGGTTTCTGACGGTCGTATCACTTGTCTAGATGTCGAGTCCAAATGTTCATCTACCCTTCAGCATAACGGGACTGTGGAGATTAAACTATCCAACGGATACGTCACTCCTGGCCTGATTGCTTTCGGCAATAATCTTGGTATTCTCGACGTTTCATCTGAGCCGTCAACAGGCGACGGATCACCAGGATCAAAGGTGAATGCACTCGATGCCCAGAAGCACTTGCATAGTGCCAAATATGGTGTCCACTTCGGTGGAAGGGGCTTCGGCAGAGCAAGAATCGGCGGTGTGACAAGGGCGATCACGGCTCCTATCTTTGGAGGCGGTGTTCTCCAGGGTGTAAGTGTCGGCTTGCGGACAAGTGAGAACGCAACGATTCTGGGAGGCGGGATTTGGCGGGACGAAGTGGCTCTTCACTTTGCTATTGGTCAAGAGGCCAAAG GCGATGATACCCCGACTGTGTCTTCCGGCGTTGAGCGACTGCGTCAAACCCTTCTTGAGGGACAGGGCCAAGACCAATCTCCAAGTAGCGTGTACTATCGCGCCGCGCATGGCTCTCTTCCAGTCGTTGTATATACAGTGAACGAG GATGATATTTCGCAGATTGTTCTCCTGAAGCGAGAATTTCCCACCGTGAAGTTTGTCATCTTCGGCGGCCATGGAGCTCCTCTG GTCGCGAAGGAGCTCAACGAAGCTCAGGTCCCCGTCATTCTGACTGGAAACAGGGGTGCGCCCGATAGGTGGGAGAAGAAATCCTCACTTGCGGGCCCGCCTCTCTCACCAAGTCCTGCCCAAGTACTTATTGATGCTGGTGTTCTAGTCGCCCTTGCCGTCAGAGGCGACTCCAAAATCCATGGTTTGGCCCAGGAGGCGCAGTGGGTGGCAAAGTTCGCTGGGCTGGCGGACAAAGAAGCCATCAAGCTGGTCTCGACAAACTTTGATGAGATACTCGGGTTGAATGGCAATTTTCGAGCTCCGAACGGATCTGGAGAGGTACTGACAGAGACCACTATCCTTGGCGACTTTGTCGTCTGGGACGGAAGCCCTCTTATTGGCGAGGGAAGCGTGGTCCTGGCTGTGCAAAGCGACGGAAAGATTGGAGACTGCTGGCCAGATGTCGAAGGGGCCGTCTTGTGA
- a CDS encoding OPT oligopeptide transporter, producing the protein MGTLNEKTGDTIDVVTPADANLQRESFDEKVSIDDVARQLNATPEEVLEARELSRSLSLEETRSSAERLVQQHGLDPNFPAGALERLKEFLANEDILVNPDSHSREISEAKIEVSLLTSNSPYAEVRAVVDPHDDASMPVATIRAWTIGLFFVVFIAFINQLFSVRQPSITLRAEVVQLLAYPVGKAAEKWLPDVGFTLFGVRHSLNPGPFNKKEHMLISIMASVGKTLPSSRYIIFTQWMDRYFGQKYAKSFSYQILLALSTNLMGFGLAGLCRRFLVYPSFCLWPASLVTIALNSSLHNEANHPVPGPFKKIYNMSRYRFFMVAFAAMFVWFWFPDYIFGALSLFNWIAWIAPNNFTLTAITGVNKGLGFNPIPTFDWNVATHVVQPLVVPFRVTFNTFIGVFLGGITIIGLYWTNAYNTAYLPINSNLMYNHFGGSYNVSKILDGRGWLDETKYQAYSPVYLAASSITMYYYFFAVYAATVSYAILYHRHDIALGFRSLWRSFNKEASTDFKDVHTKLMSNYPEVPEWWYLILNLAAIAFGVAAVAAWPTETSVGVVFFGIALALVFVIPTGIIFATTGMEVEFNVLAEFIGGAWEPGNALAMNFFKCFGYVTTAHALDFANDLKLAHYLKIPQRHTFAAQVVAVFVSAFVCTGVMNFQISNIPDLCSTNQKDRFTCPGVNTYFTAAVLFGSLGARKVFGSGGIYTALLSAFPVGFALPFVFYYFQRKFPRTHWFAKIHPVMILSGGISWSPYNIAYMWPAVLPGWLSMVYLRQRYLAFWSKYNYVLSAAFSTAIALAGVIIFFAVSYHGFEITWWGNDSESGCESTACTLLKLPKGEYFGPRVGTYAANLGCHGILAKYKWLFSQPEEGQITGQPMRLAGGEASRFNHNQAMTRSAHRKLSPLARLHFDPGHQPERGTMKLYRRPPISTVKWSSRVERARPKCRSAPPSPSAGRNIAAARIRYLASRALAAPPKAPLFESGVSGGLCGRSPPGTSGSKSRPSVQAKKSCTPCRIHRVKCDETRPACRRCSITGRVCDGYGGEGGGPAARRPSLPLLPTSSASPSRCDTHAGSAELSCTDKLHFEWFVSRTTNQLPGVFNSPFWKTLVLQASSTEPAILYAILALGAAHETSNIDACIVKREPSSPETADQQEHLSLQYYNKSIYHLQKHLRTPSTESIRVVLVVCTVYICMEFMQKRCKTGFLHFRHSLQLLGSLLRSSAPTSSCDPADDWFVDVIPRLDIQATLLTNEFYQGAGTKHTSSIWPPMPRLFQSVRDASQSLDGLLFRAYQLQKDGAAAGPAEDAADIFELLATQQSLRNELELWIQASEIFKARTWNFVTDRERLAYGPLPIYHTMAYVITNTSLNPGNELIFDLYTSHFASVVASARQLIEATSSATMLTPAAESSPEDYTHQAEHASDTGLVPPLFFTAVKCRVPRIRRQALELLLASQRQEGIWDAILSARIAKEVMVLEERGLYEGDVDEKRASPDFVIPVLPGPPRIHKLWIEVPEEPRGDILLSIQRIFPEGKRETLGRRFHAEHDYWTSVPVTSAHTHSNQSNK; encoded by the exons ATGGGTACACTCAATGAGAAAACGGGAGACACCATCGACGTTGTCACACCCGCAGATGCAAACCTTCAG AGAGAGAGTTTCGATGAAAAGGTTTCCATCGACGATGTAGCGAG GCAACTCAATGCCACCCCCGAAGAAGTCCTCGAAGCCAGAGAACTTTCACGCTCCCTATCTCTCGAGGAGACCAGATCG TCGGCCGAGAGACTAGTGCAACAGCATGGTCTCGATCCCAACTTCCCGGCAGGAGCCCTCGAGCGTCTCAAGGAGTTTCTTGCCAACGAAGACATCCTTGTCAACCCGGATTCGCACAGCCGTGAAATCTCAGAGGCCAAGATCGAAGTTTCTCTGTTGACTTCCAATAGCCCGTACGCCGAGGTTCGCGCTGTAGTCGACCCGCATGACGATGCTAGCATGCCAGTCGCCACGATCCGTGCCTGGACTATCGGTCTCTTTTTCGTCGTCTTCATCGCTTTCATCAACCAGCTTTTCAGTGTGCGTCAGCCTTCTATCACCTTGCGCGCGGAAGTCGTACAACTCCTCGCGTATCCAGTCGGCAAAGCTGCCGAAAAATGGCTTCCCGATGTTGGCTTCACGCTCTTTGGGGTTCGGCATAGTCTCAATCCTGGACCGTTCAACAAGAAAGAGCACATGCTCATTTCGATCATGGCAAGTGTTGGAAAGACTCTGCCGAGTTCCAGATACATCA TCTTTACGCAGTGGATGGACCGTTACTTTGGCCAGAAATATGCCAAGTCCTTCAGTTACCAGATTCTTCTGGCTCTTTCCACAAATCTGATGGGATTCGGACTAGCCGGTCTGTGTAGAAGGTTCTTGGTCTACCCATCTTTCTGCCTCTGGCCGGCATCTCTAGTCACCATCGCTCTCAACAGCTCCTTACACAACG AGGCAAATCATCCAGTACCCGGtccttttaagaagatctacAACATGTCGCGATACCGATTCTTCATGGTTGCTTTTGCCGCGATGTTTGTGTGGTTCTGGTTCCCCGATTACATCTTCGGTGCACTGTCCCTTTTCAACTGGATCGCCTGGATTGCTCCCAATAACTTTACACTCACTGCCATTACCGGTGTTAACAAGGGTCTCGGCTTCAATCCCATCCCAACTTTTGACTGGAATGTTGCGACACACGTCGTTCAGCCTCTTGTGGTCCCTTTCCGTGTTACCTTCAACACCTTCATCGGCGTGTTTCTGGGCGGTATTACAATCATCGGACTCTACTGGACCAATGCGTACAACACTGCTTACCTCCCTATCAACTCGAACCTGATGTATAATCACTTCGGTGGCTCATACAACGTTTCGAAGATTTTGGATGGCAGAGGGTGGCTCGACGAGACCAAGTACCAGGCGTACTCCCCCGTGTACCTCGCAGCTAGTAGTATCACGATGTACTACTACTTCTTCGCTGTCTATGCGGCTACCGTGTCCTATGCTATTCTCTATCATCGTCACGATATTGCACTTGGTTTCCGGAGTTTGTGGCGCAGCTTCAATAAAGAGGCGTCGACTGATTTCAAGGATGTTCATACAAAGCTGATGTCCAACTACCCTGAAG TTCCTGAATGGTGGTACCTGATTCTCAATCTGGCCGCCATTGCTTTCGGTGTTGCGGCAGTTGCTGCATGGCCGACCGAG ACGAGCGTTGGTGTTGTGTTCTTCGGCATTGCGCTTGCCCTGGTCTTCGTTATTCCAACAGGTATTATCTTCGCTACGACTGGCATGGAAGTGGAATTCAA CGTCCTTGCGGAATTCATTGGAGGTGCCTGGGAGCCGGGCAATGCCTTGGCCATGAACTTCTTCAAGTGCTTCGG TTATGTCACTACAGCTCATGCTCTTGACTTTGCCAATGACTTGAAGCTAGCTCACTACCTCAAGATCCCACAGAGGCACACATTCGCCGCTCAAGTCGTTGCTGTCTTTGTCTCAGCATTTGTCTGTACTGGCGTTATGAACTTTCAGATCAGCAACATTCCAGATCTTTGCTCAAC AAACCAAAAAGACCGTTTCACTTGCCCTGGCGTAAACACCTACTTTACTGCTGCGGTGCTGTTCGGTAGTCTAGGTGCCCGAAAGGTCTTTGGATCTGGCGGGATCTATACAGCCCTGCTCTCAGCGTTCCCGGTCGGCTTTGCACTTCCTTTCGTTTTCTACTACTTCCAGCGCAAATTTCCTCGTACCCACTGGTTCGCCAAGATTCACCCAGTGATGATCCTCAGCGGTGGCATCAGCTGGTCTCCT TACAACATCGCTTACATGTGGCCGGCCGTCCTGCCTGGGTGGCTGAGCATGGTGTACCTCCGCCAGCGTTATCTTGCGTTCTGGTCAAAGTACAACTACGTCTTGTCGGCGGCTTTCTCGACTGCCATCGCTCTCGCTGGTGTGATTATCTTCTTTGCCGTCAGTTATCATGGATTTGAGATTACTTGGTGGGGCAACGACTCGGAGAGTGGATGCGAGTCTACGGCCTGCACGCTGCTGAAGCTGCCTAAAGGCGAATATTTTGGACCGCGCGTTGGAACTTACGCTG CAAATCTTGGGTGCCACGGCATTCTAGCGAAATACAAGTGGCTCTTCTCACAGCCCGAAGAGGGTCAGATCACTGGTC AGCCCATGCGGCTTGCAGGCGGTGAGGCGTCGCGCTTCAACCACAATCAGGCCATGACTCGGTCAGCTCACCGAAAGCTAAGCCCTCTGGCGAGATTACACTTTGACCCTGGCCATCAACCAGAACGGGGGACGATGAAACTCTATCGGCGACCGCCAATCAGCACAGTTAAATG GTCGAGTCGAGTTGAAAGGGCCCGGCCAAAGTGTCGCTCAGCTCCACCCTCCCCTTCTGCCGGCAGAAATATAGCAGCAGCTCGCATTCGATATCTCGCGTCGCGCGCCCTTGCCGCGCCTCCGAAAGCCCCACTATTCGAGTCCGGCGTGTCCGGCGGACT CTGTGGCCGTTCTCCACCCGGTACCTCCGGATCCAAGTCACGGCCATCCGTCCAAGCTAAGAAGAGTTGCACACCTTGCAG AATCCATAGAGTCAAGTGTGATGAGACAAGACCAGCTTGTCGACGGTGTAGCATCACAGGCAGGGTCTGCGATGGCTACGGCGGTGAGGGTGGCGGTCCAGCGGCCCGCAGACCCTCACTGCCACTTCTCCCGACCTCATCAGCATCTCCATCGCGTTGCGACACACATGCGGGCTCGGCGGAGCTGAGCTGTACTGATAAACTTCACTTCGAGTGGTTCGTGAGCCGGACCACGAACCAACTGCCTGGCGTCTTCAACTCGCCGTTCTGGAAGACCTTGGTGCTTCAAGCTAGCTCGACTGAGCCTGCTATCCTCTATGCTATCCTCGCCCTGGGTGCGGCCCACGAGACATCAAACATCGACGCATGCATCGTCAAACGGGAGCCGTCAAGTCCCGAGACAGCGGATCAACAGGAACACCTCAGCCTGCAGTATTACAACAAGTCCATTTATCACCTTCAGAAGCATTTACGCACGCCAAGCACAGAATCAATACGCGTCGTTCTAGTTGTCTGCACGGTCTACATATGCATGGAGTTCATGCAAAAGCGATGCAAGACGGGATTCCTTCACTTCAGGCACAGTCTCCAGCTTCTGGGAAGCTTGTTGAGATCTTCTGCTCCGACATCATCATGCGACCCAGCAGATGATTGGTTCGTTGATGTCATACCTCGACTAGATATCCAAGCGACTCTTCTTACGAACGAGTTTTACCAAGGTGCCGGCACTAAACACACCTCATCGATATGGCCGCCAATGCCCCGGCTGTTTCAATCAGTTCGGGACGCTAGCCAAAGCCTCGACGGCCTCTTGTTCAGAGCGTACCAATTACAGAAAGACGGTGCCGCGGCCGGACCAGCAGAAGATGCAGCTGACATATTTGAGCTGCTCGCTACACAGCAGTCCCTTCGGAACGAGCTAGAATTGTGGATACAAGCCTCTGAAATCTTCAAAGCCAGAACGTGGAACTTCGTAACAGATCGAGAGAGGCTCGCCTACGGACCGCTGCCGATTTATCACACTATGGCATACGTCATCACCAATACTTCTCTAAATCCTGGAAATGAGCTTATCTTTGACCTATACACGAGTCACTTTGCGTCGGTTGTAGCTTCGGCGAGGCAGCTTATTGAGGCGACATCATCTGCAACCATGCTGACACCTGCTGCTGAATCGTCCCCAGAAGATTACACGCATCAAGCTGAGCACGCCTCAGACACGGGCTTGGTTCCGCCGTTATTCTTCACCGCTGTCAAGTGTCGCGTGCCCAGGATCAGACGTCAGGCATTGGAACTTCTTCTAGCATCTCAACGGCAGGAAGGAATCTGGGATGCGATATTATCCGCGCGGATAGCGAAAGAAGTGATGGTTCTTGAAGAGCGGGGTCTCTATGAAGGTGATGTTGACGAGAAGAGGGCTTCCCCAGATTTTGTGATCCCGGTTCTGCCGGGGCCGCCCAGGATACACAAACTCTGGATCGAGGTGCCGGAGGAGCCACGCGGAGATATCCTTCTCAGCATCCAGAGGATCTTTCCAGAGGGCAAGCGGGAGACCCTGGGAAGGCGGTTTCACGCGGAGCATGACTATTGGACTTCTGTTCCCGTAACCAGCGCACATACCCATTCAAATCAATCAaacaaataa